In Spirochaeta thermophila DSM 6578, the following proteins share a genomic window:
- a CDS encoding prenyltransferase, with product MITPYQFARIVEIRTKLVSVSSFAIGTLYAIAMVGEWEPVRLLVMFLAVFAVDMGTTAFNTFFDYWKGVDRKELNREEDKVLVHQNVPPGYALIIAVGLFLIAGILGLVLAFLVGKAFGFTSALGLLGTGALCMAVGFFYNGGPRPLSFTPFGELFAGGFLGGVLVLLSIFVQTGRITPQALLLAVPSTLLVASILTVNNTCDMEGDRVAGRLTLSILLGHHASRILVYAQGILGYLILALCGLLDILPRLTLPTAALGLTHALLTYRRMHRRGYAHATKGPSMQDILSIFLVFTLAAVVPLALRLFLPVP from the coding sequence GTGATCACACCCTATCAGTTCGCCCGCATCGTGGAAATCCGTACGAAGCTGGTAAGTGTCTCCTCGTTCGCCATAGGTACGCTCTACGCCATCGCCATGGTGGGGGAATGGGAGCCCGTACGCCTCCTGGTCATGTTCCTCGCCGTGTTCGCGGTGGATATGGGCACCACGGCCTTCAACACCTTCTTCGACTACTGGAAGGGCGTCGATCGGAAAGAACTCAACCGGGAAGAGGACAAGGTGCTCGTCCATCAGAACGTACCGCCCGGATATGCCCTCATCATAGCCGTGGGTCTTTTCCTCATCGCCGGGATTTTGGGTCTCGTCCTCGCGTTTCTCGTGGGCAAGGCATTTGGATTCACCTCTGCCCTCGGGCTTCTCGGTACAGGAGCCCTCTGCATGGCGGTGGGTTTCTTCTATAACGGGGGGCCGAGGCCCCTCTCCTTCACCCCCTTCGGGGAGCTCTTCGCAGGCGGGTTCCTGGGAGGCGTGCTGGTGCTCCTTTCCATCTTCGTGCAGACAGGCCGCATCACCCCCCAGGCACTCCTCCTCGCCGTCCCCTCCACCCTCCTCGTGGCCTCCATCCTCACCGTGAACAACACCTGCGACATGGAAGGAGACCGCGTGGCAGGGCGCCTCACCCTCTCGATCCTGCTGGGCCACCACGCCAGCCGCATCCTCGTCTACGCGCAGGGCATCCTGGGCTACCTCATCCTCGCGCTCTGCGGCCTCCTCGACATCCTCCCCCGCCTCACCCTCCCCACCGCCGCCCTCGGCCTCACCCACGCCCTTCTCACCTACCGCCGCATGCACCGGCGGGGCTACGCGCACGCCACCAAGGGCCCCTCCATGCAGGACATCCTCTCGATCTTTCTCGTCTTCACCCTCGCCGCCGTCGTCCCCCTCGCCCTCCGTCTCTTCCTCCCCGTCCCCTGA
- a CDS encoding nitroreductase family protein: MNDETILREIRERRAYRALSPRPVPREVLERLLHAATLAPSCMNKQPWRFLVALSEEARGKVAAHLSPGNYWAKEAPAYVLVVTAPELDCQLDDRREYAFFDTGMAVMGLLLQATHEGLYAHPMAGFDAPGLRKAFGISERAVLLTVIALGYPGDPASLNEKHREVEKGPRVRKPLADVVCWDEWDEERALK, translated from the coding sequence ATGAACGACGAGACGATCCTGCGAGAGATCAGGGAACGGAGGGCCTACCGCGCCCTCTCCCCGCGTCCTGTGCCGAGGGAGGTGCTGGAGCGCCTCCTGCACGCCGCTACCCTTGCCCCTTCCTGCATGAACAAGCAGCCCTGGCGGTTCCTCGTGGCCCTCTCCGAGGAGGCGAGGGGGAAGGTGGCCGCCCACCTCTCCCCGGGGAACTACTGGGCGAAGGAGGCCCCTGCGTACGTCCTGGTGGTGACCGCGCCCGAGCTCGACTGTCAGCTCGACGACAGGCGGGAGTATGCCTTCTTCGATACGGGGATGGCGGTGATGGGCCTGCTCCTCCAGGCCACGCACGAGGGGCTCTATGCCCACCCCATGGCAGGGTTCGATGCCCCGGGTCTGCGAAAGGCCTTTGGGATCTCCGAGCGTGCGGTGCTCCTTACGGTGATTGCCCTGGGGTATCCGGGTGATCCCGCTTCGCTCAACGAAAAGCACCGGGAGGTCGAGAAGGGCCCGAGGGTGAGAAAGCCGCTCGCAGACGTGGTGTGCTGGGATGAGTGGGACGAGGAGCGGGCCCTGAAGTAG
- a CDS encoding glycerate kinase type-2 family protein, protein MEPLEADLTGLFTTAVAAVDPASLVRSALSLEGNLLTVQAKGPSLRCDLSSFREVWVLAAGKAACPMARAAEEILGDRITDGLVVTKYGHARPLERLPVKEAGHPVPDERSLEAGEAFLRLASRADERVLVLLLISGGASSLLTLPYRDERIGLTLDDLLTTTRALLESGAPISEVNCVRKHLSGLKGGRLARALSPARTVTLVLSDVIGDDLSTIASGPTVPDPTTFADALAIVHRYGMEDRLPPGAKALLEAGVRGEVPETPKPGDPAFDRVTTHLVGNNLTALRAASSEARRRGYTPLILTAGLEGEAREVAHLFAALMRDAARGIPLSPPCCILAGGETTVTVTGSGTGGRNQEMALAVLLSLLQRPALRPAGFLSGGTDGTDGPTDAAGGLIIPRIIEHARPHLSRLRAALADNDAYHALASLDALLVTGPTGTNVCDIQIVLVP, encoded by the coding sequence ATGGAACCCTTGGAAGCCGACCTCACCGGACTCTTCACGACCGCCGTGGCGGCGGTGGACCCCGCATCCCTCGTACGAAGCGCCCTCTCCCTCGAAGGGAACCTCCTCACCGTACAGGCCAAAGGCCCCTCTCTACGATGCGACCTCTCCTCGTTCCGCGAGGTGTGGGTGCTCGCCGCAGGCAAGGCCGCATGCCCCATGGCCCGTGCGGCGGAGGAGATCCTCGGCGACCGCATCACGGACGGGCTCGTGGTCACCAAGTACGGCCATGCCCGGCCCCTCGAACGCCTCCCGGTGAAGGAAGCCGGCCACCCGGTACCCGACGAGAGGAGCCTCGAGGCGGGCGAGGCCTTCCTGCGCCTCGCCTCCCGGGCCGACGAACGCGTCCTGGTGCTCCTCCTCATCTCCGGAGGCGCCTCCAGCCTCCTCACCCTCCCCTACCGGGACGAGCGCATCGGCCTCACCCTGGACGACCTGCTCACCACCACCCGCGCCCTTCTTGAGAGCGGTGCCCCCATCAGCGAGGTGAACTGCGTGAGGAAGCACCTCTCCGGCCTCAAGGGCGGCCGGCTCGCCCGCGCCCTCTCTCCGGCACGCACCGTCACCCTGGTGCTCTCCGACGTGATCGGGGACGATCTGTCCACCATCGCCTCGGGCCCCACCGTCCCAGATCCCACCACCTTTGCCGACGCCCTCGCCATCGTGCACCGCTACGGCATGGAGGACCGGCTCCCCCCCGGTGCGAAGGCCCTCCTGGAGGCCGGGGTCCGCGGCGAGGTCCCCGAGACACCCAAGCCCGGCGACCCGGCCTTCGACCGCGTGACCACACACCTTGTGGGCAACAACCTCACCGCCCTCAGGGCCGCCTCCTCAGAAGCCCGCCGCCGTGGCTACACCCCCCTCATCCTCACCGCAGGCCTGGAGGGTGAGGCCCGGGAGGTGGCCCACCTCTTCGCCGCCCTCATGCGCGACGCAGCACGCGGCATCCCCCTTTCCCCGCCCTGCTGCATCCTCGCAGGCGGCGAGACCACCGTGACCGTCACCGGAAGCGGCACGGGCGGCCGCAATCAGGAGATGGCCCTCGCCGTGCTCCTCTCCCTCCTCCAGCGCCCGGCCCTGCGGCCTGCAGGCTTCCTCTCCGGCGGTACCGACGGCACCGACGGCCCCACCGACGCCGCCGGCGGCCTCATCATCCCCCGCATCATCGAGCACGCCCGGCCCCACCTGTCCCGCCTCCGGGCCGCCCTCGCCGACAACGACGCCTACCACGCCCTCGCCTCCCTCGATGCACTCCTCGTGACCGGCCCCACCGGCACGAACGTGTGCGACATCCAGATCGTCCTCGTGCCCTGA
- a CDS encoding glycoside hydrolase family 5 protein, whose translation MRTKDGRLCGVLPPLRTEGRWIVDGAGRVVLLRGINLGGDSKVPARPDGRTHVREGFYDRRDVSFVGRPLPLEEAEDHLERIRAYGCSLLRLVITWEAVEHAGPGVYDREFLDYLKALVEIAGERGLLVWVDPHQDVWSRWTGGDGAPAWTLEAVGMDPRRMHASGAAFLHQEAGEAFPYMAWPTNYSRYGAATMFTLFFGGRVFAPHCRVEGRNVQEWLQDRYLGMLREVARSLRGLRNVVGVGTMNEPHPGFIGVRDLRGLENHMLALGPVPTGFEAMALASGFPTRVGVYRPGLGGERRVGEAVLNPEGVSVFREGRECPWLVEGVWAVEGGRPVLRMPDYFARVGGRPVSFEEDFLAPFVARVAEAVRAVLPEVLVMAEGVPNGRPPRFKGGAPDRLVHAFHWYDGLTLFTRRFVPWFTMEEGGIRPVLGRGAVRASFRRQLERRVEETFRAMGEVPCVVGEFGVPFGPGRKGGGGQYRRQEEALSMYYDAMDELLLGCTLWNYSASNTHAHADGWNLEDLSVWSRDDAPEGRGWRGFVRPYLLAVAGVPLRERFARGVFTCAFRADPSVRAPTVIRLPRLGFGGAWRVEVSGEGVRCEEVPEEGVLLVWCERKGEVRVRAAAV comes from the coding sequence CCGGCGGGATGTCTCGTTCGTGGGGAGGCCGCTGCCGCTCGAGGAGGCGGAGGACCACCTGGAGCGGATTCGCGCCTATGGGTGTTCCCTCCTGCGGCTGGTGATCACCTGGGAGGCGGTGGAGCACGCAGGACCGGGGGTGTACGACAGGGAGTTCCTGGACTACCTGAAGGCGTTGGTGGAGATTGCGGGGGAGCGGGGGCTCCTCGTGTGGGTGGATCCGCACCAGGATGTGTGGTCGAGGTGGACAGGGGGGGATGGTGCGCCGGCGTGGACCCTGGAGGCGGTGGGGATGGATCCGCGGCGGATGCACGCCTCGGGTGCGGCTTTCCTCCACCAGGAGGCGGGGGAGGCGTTTCCCTACATGGCCTGGCCCACCAACTACTCGCGCTACGGTGCGGCCACGATGTTCACCCTGTTCTTCGGGGGACGGGTGTTCGCCCCGCACTGCAGGGTGGAGGGGCGGAACGTCCAGGAATGGCTCCAGGATCGGTATCTGGGGATGCTGCGGGAGGTGGCGAGGAGCCTGCGGGGGCTTCGGAACGTGGTGGGGGTGGGGACCATGAACGAGCCGCACCCGGGGTTCATCGGGGTGCGCGACCTGCGTGGCCTTGAGAACCACATGCTGGCCCTGGGACCTGTGCCCACGGGGTTCGAGGCGATGGCACTGGCCAGCGGGTTCCCCACCAGGGTGGGGGTGTACCGGCCGGGGCTCGGGGGTGAGAGGCGGGTGGGGGAGGCGGTGCTCAACCCGGAGGGGGTGTCGGTGTTTCGGGAGGGGAGGGAGTGTCCGTGGCTCGTCGAAGGGGTGTGGGCGGTGGAGGGGGGAAGGCCGGTGCTCAGGATGCCCGACTACTTCGCGCGGGTGGGGGGACGTCCCGTCTCGTTCGAGGAGGATTTCCTGGCGCCGTTCGTGGCGCGGGTGGCGGAGGCGGTGCGGGCGGTGCTCCCGGAGGTGCTCGTGATGGCGGAAGGGGTGCCGAACGGCAGGCCGCCACGGTTCAAGGGAGGGGCGCCGGATAGGCTCGTGCACGCCTTTCACTGGTACGACGGGCTGACGCTCTTTACCCGCAGGTTCGTACCGTGGTTCACGATGGAGGAGGGAGGGATCCGGCCTGTGCTGGGGAGGGGGGCGGTGAGGGCCTCGTTCCGGCGCCAGCTGGAGAGGAGGGTGGAGGAGACGTTCCGGGCCATGGGCGAGGTGCCGTGCGTGGTAGGGGAGTTCGGGGTGCCGTTCGGTCCCGGGAGGAAGGGGGGTGGGGGGCAGTACAGGCGGCAGGAGGAGGCCCTCTCCATGTACTACGATGCCATGGACGAGCTCCTCCTCGGCTGCACGCTGTGGAACTACTCGGCCTCGAACACCCATGCGCATGCTGATGGGTGGAACCTGGAGGACCTCTCGGTGTGGTCGAGGGACGATGCCCCGGAGGGGAGGGGGTGGAGGGGGTTCGTGAGGCCGTACCTCCTGGCGGTGGCGGGTGTGCCCCTGCGTGAGCGCTTTGCGAGGGGCGTGTTCACGTGCGCGTTCAGGGCCGATCCCTCCGTGAGGGCGCCCACGGTGATACGCCTTCCCCGCCTCGGGTTCGGAGGTGCGTGGAGGGTGGAGGTGAGCGGGGAGGGGGTGCGGTGTGAGGAGGTGCCGGAGGAGGGGGTGCTGCTCGTGTGGTGTGAGCGGAAGGGCGAGGTGAGGGTGAGGGCCGCCGCCGTGTAG
- a CDS encoding FMN-binding protein, with translation MRKAIISMLVILMGVFLILSGCAKKEEAAASTWKDGVYFAQLPDFDPETGWKDVVILEVKDGKIASVVWNAVHRDAGPDKITRSMNGQYPMVERGGAKVPWHEQAQKAVAYLLETQDPTKITYKDDEGHTDAISGVSIHVKELFELAKEALERGPVGYGPYKDGTYHAEQADFSPQGWKEFVDITVLGGRIVAVRWDALHKDGGDPKDTRSRNGEYGMYENGGAQAPWWQQAEAVEKYLMQTQDPTKITYKDDEGHTDAISGVSIHVNSFFQLAQEALKDARR, from the coding sequence ATGCGAAAGGCCATTATCTCCATGCTCGTCATACTCATGGGCGTGTTCCTCATCCTCTCCGGTTGCGCAAAGAAGGAAGAAGCCGCAGCCAGTACATGGAAGGACGGGGTGTACTTCGCCCAGCTTCCCGACTTCGACCCCGAGACCGGCTGGAAGGACGTGGTGATCCTCGAGGTGAAGGACGGGAAGATCGCCTCCGTGGTCTGGAACGCCGTGCATCGAGACGCGGGTCCCGACAAGATCACACGCTCCATGAACGGACAGTATCCCATGGTGGAGCGTGGCGGTGCCAAGGTTCCCTGGCACGAGCAGGCACAGAAGGCGGTGGCGTATCTCCTCGAGACCCAGGATCCCACCAAGATCACCTACAAGGACGATGAGGGCCACACCGACGCCATCTCGGGTGTCTCCATCCACGTGAAGGAGCTCTTCGAGCTCGCGAAGGAGGCCCTGGAGCGCGGCCCCGTCGGCTACGGCCCCTACAAGGACGGCACCTATCATGCCGAACAGGCCGACTTCAGCCCCCAGGGATGGAAGGAGTTCGTGGACATCACGGTGCTGGGCGGAAGGATCGTGGCCGTGCGATGGGATGCGCTCCACAAGGACGGCGGCGATCCCAAGGACACTCGCTCCCGCAACGGCGAGTACGGCATGTATGAGAACGGTGGGGCACAGGCCCCCTGGTGGCAGCAGGCCGAGGCGGTGGAGAAGTACCTCATGCAGACCCAGGATCCCACCAAGATCACCTACAAGGACGACGAGGGCCACACCGATGCCATCTCGGGGGTCTCGATACACGTGAACTCCTTCTTCCAGCTCGCCCAGGAGGCGCTCAAGGACGCCCGAAGGTAG
- a CDS encoding PTS transporter subunit IIC, with protein sequence METIRHALEVFFSFKAYVMLPFIMLALGLVVGMRVKDALLSALRMGVGFASIFVVFSFFVDNIRPAVEAIVSVRGLEYTVLDVGWPPLAAITWASMIAPLSILLVLGLNVLMIALNLTRTVYLDIWNYWHFALLGALVQAVTGNVWLALLATLLIAFLTIKLADWAAVYVERETALEGVTISPVSVVGLLPFTAAMDFLFERIPGFRRWNVNPQDRKDESKPRSLLSEPMVIGLLLGVVLGVLAAYSVKQVLELSIHLAAVMFLLPLAGELIGKGISPISSTLKEKIQRRFPSKQGLYVAVDTGVLMQHRSVIVTGLLLMPISLLLAFFIPGNRVLPLGDLPNLISVMSVSVLLYRGNVVRSVLAGIPVVITYLLIATKLAPLYTSLAAGVGVEVPEGQFITAFTDGGHHLRFYLLGLFSGEGWAFWLLPGVVLLFVAAFAHARRRARERV encoded by the coding sequence ATGGAAACGATTCGTCATGCGCTCGAGGTGTTCTTTTCTTTCAAGGCCTATGTGATGCTCCCGTTCATCATGCTGGCCCTGGGCCTTGTGGTGGGCATGAGGGTGAAGGATGCCCTGCTTTCCGCGCTTCGCATGGGGGTGGGGTTCGCCTCGATCTTCGTGGTCTTCTCGTTTTTCGTGGACAACATCCGGCCTGCAGTGGAGGCCATCGTGTCGGTTCGGGGGCTCGAGTACACGGTGCTCGATGTGGGGTGGCCGCCGCTCGCAGCGATCACCTGGGCCTCGATGATCGCCCCGCTCTCGATCCTCCTCGTGCTGGGACTCAACGTGCTCATGATCGCGCTCAACCTCACGCGCACGGTCTACCTCGATATCTGGAACTACTGGCACTTCGCCCTGCTGGGGGCGCTGGTCCAGGCGGTGACCGGGAACGTGTGGCTCGCGCTCCTTGCAACCCTCCTCATCGCGTTCCTCACCATAAAGCTTGCCGACTGGGCAGCGGTGTACGTGGAGAGGGAGACCGCGCTCGAGGGGGTGACCATTTCACCGGTCTCTGTGGTGGGGCTCCTGCCCTTCACCGCGGCGATGGACTTCCTGTTCGAGCGGATACCCGGGTTCCGCAGGTGGAACGTGAACCCTCAGGACCGAAAGGATGAGTCGAAGCCACGTTCCCTCCTTTCCGAGCCCATGGTGATAGGGCTTCTCCTCGGCGTGGTGCTCGGCGTGCTCGCCGCCTATTCGGTGAAGCAGGTACTGGAGCTCTCGATACACCTTGCGGCGGTGATGTTCCTGCTTCCGCTCGCAGGTGAGCTCATAGGGAAGGGGATCTCGCCCATCTCCTCTACCCTCAAGGAAAAGATCCAGCGGCGCTTCCCTTCGAAGCAGGGGCTGTATGTGGCGGTGGACACCGGGGTGCTCATGCAGCATCGTTCGGTGATCGTGACCGGGCTCCTTCTCATGCCGATTTCGCTCCTCCTGGCCTTCTTCATCCCGGGGAACAGGGTGCTCCCGCTGGGCGACCTTCCCAACCTCATCTCCGTGATGTCCGTCTCTGTGCTCCTCTATCGCGGGAATGTGGTGCGCTCGGTGCTCGCCGGTATCCCGGTGGTGATCACCTATCTGCTCATCGCCACGAAGCTCGCCCCGCTCTACACCTCGCTCGCGGCCGGGGTGGGCGTGGAGGTGCCGGAGGGCCAGTTCATCACGGCCTTCACCGACGGCGGTCACCACCTCAGGTTCTACCTGCTGGGGCTCTTCTCCGGAGAGGGGTGGGCCTTCTGGCTCCTTCCGGGGGTGGTGCTCCTCTTCGTGGCGGCCTTTGCCCATGCGCGTCGCAGGGCACGGGAGCGCGTGTGA
- a CDS encoding polyprenyl synthetase family protein, which yields MFWEKFPSIAPDVVRVRDLIREELGSPSGELSSALVDLASRDAKLLRPGCMVLSARFGVGEGEIPERVVRLAAALEMLHMATLVHDDIVDDAATRRGGAALHRAYGVKEAVLMGDLLFAKALELVAEYASREHAVFLSRGVRHILDGEIEEVEVRRALGRESFSLRRYLRRILRKTGLLFVVAFHLGASEAGAEEEVVRRLRRIGYNVGMAFQVIDDVLDVAGRGLGKPVGRDVEQGVVGAPAVMLARKEGDRLGVWMRRACAGGMAGRVWAGKVRRLLVDSGAVQEARGMAQGFTDRAMREAAGLPEGRWREVLEGVLAELVVRRV from the coding sequence ATGTTCTGGGAGAAGTTTCCTTCCATAGCGCCCGACGTGGTGCGGGTGAGGGATCTCATCCGTGAGGAGCTCGGCTCCCCTTCGGGGGAGCTTTCTTCTGCGCTCGTGGACCTCGCCTCGCGGGATGCGAAGCTCCTGCGGCCGGGATGTATGGTCCTCTCGGCGCGGTTCGGCGTGGGCGAGGGTGAGATCCCCGAGAGGGTGGTGCGGCTCGCCGCGGCCCTCGAGATGCTCCACATGGCGACGCTGGTCCACGACGATATCGTGGACGATGCGGCGACGAGACGGGGTGGGGCGGCCTTGCATCGGGCGTACGGGGTGAAGGAGGCGGTGCTCATGGGGGATCTGTTGTTCGCGAAGGCCCTCGAACTGGTGGCCGAGTACGCGAGCAGGGAGCACGCGGTGTTCCTCTCCCGCGGGGTACGGCACATCCTCGACGGCGAGATAGAGGAGGTGGAGGTGCGTCGGGCGTTGGGGAGGGAGTCCTTCAGCCTGCGGCGGTATCTGCGGCGTATCCTGAGGAAGACGGGGCTCCTGTTCGTGGTGGCGTTCCACCTGGGGGCGTCGGAGGCCGGGGCGGAGGAGGAGGTGGTGCGTCGGCTCAGGCGTATCGGCTACAACGTGGGGATGGCGTTCCAGGTGATCGACGATGTGCTCGACGTGGCGGGAAGGGGGTTGGGGAAGCCGGTGGGGCGGGATGTGGAGCAGGGGGTGGTGGGGGCGCCGGCGGTGATGCTCGCGCGGAAGGAGGGGGACCGCCTGGGGGTCTGGATGAGACGGGCGTGTGCGGGAGGGATGGCCGGCCGCGTGTGGGCGGGAAAGGTGCGGAGACTGCTCGTGGACTCGGGGGCGGTGCAGGAGGCGAGGGGGATGGCACAGGGATTCACCGACCGGGCCATGCGGGAGGCGGCGGGACTGCCGGAGGGGAGGTGGCGGGAGGTGCTGGAGGGGGTGCTGGCGGAGCTGGTGGTGCGAAGGGTGTAG
- a CDS encoding NAD(P)/FAD-dependent oxidoreductase — translation METRRIVIIGGGYAGVHAAKILEKRFRKREDVEILLIDKNPYHTLMTDLHEVAGGRVVPDATRVSFHVIFGGRKVRWVTDRVETVDVEEKVVIGEEGRYPYTYLVMAAGGAPEFFNIPGVQENCFTLWSWDDAVRLRRHVENCFDEASKTQDPRKRRRYLTFVIAGGGFTGVELAGELLEHRKVLCRKYHIPKDEVRVVMVEALPRILPNFTERLARKAHRRLERMGAEILTSSPITGARKREVLIGEKTIETETFIWTAGVHGGELSARVPLTMGQAARGQCSVVTSDGIHGMAACYIDEEDRDMVGVRGRFLVNDQMQAHDHPDVYVVGDITWYVEGKKVLPQVVETALQTAETAAHNIIADIEGKEKKPFRSNYHGFMVSVGSKYAVAHVMGVQMSGVPAMALKHMVNLHYLWGLAGFNAVWKYLKEEFLHIKDRRSIVHDHLAWRIPVYWALPLRLFLGAKWLVEGIKKVLEGWLNPGAGGVFNPDPSAIHLPGVVLGDAVSAASAQAAADAATAASAATEAAAGGGYGEALMPALGIYTWFAEHVLSAVPALAFLAQAGVVLAEILIGLAFVGGLFVFPAAVATIGLAVMFIISGWGSPELLWYIAAAVVMMGGAGRGFGLDHYVMPWVRDRWNGFGLAKRTYFYSGEPRP, via the coding sequence ATGGAGACGAGGCGAATTGTCATCATAGGCGGCGGGTATGCCGGTGTGCATGCGGCCAAGATCCTGGAGAAGCGGTTCAGGAAGCGGGAGGATGTGGAGATCCTGCTCATCGATAAGAATCCCTACCACACGCTCATGACCGACCTCCACGAGGTGGCAGGCGGGCGGGTGGTGCCCGATGCCACGAGGGTGAGTTTCCACGTGATCTTCGGGGGGAGGAAGGTGCGTTGGGTCACCGACAGGGTGGAGACCGTGGACGTGGAGGAGAAGGTGGTGATAGGGGAGGAGGGACGCTACCCCTACACCTACCTGGTGATGGCGGCTGGCGGGGCGCCGGAGTTCTTCAACATACCGGGTGTGCAGGAGAACTGTTTCACCCTCTGGAGCTGGGACGATGCGGTGAGGCTGCGGAGGCACGTGGAGAACTGCTTCGACGAGGCCTCGAAGACTCAGGATCCCCGGAAGAGGCGGCGCTACCTCACCTTTGTGATCGCAGGGGGTGGGTTCACCGGGGTCGAGCTCGCAGGCGAGCTGCTCGAACACAGGAAGGTGCTCTGCAGGAAGTACCACATTCCGAAGGATGAGGTGAGGGTCGTCATGGTGGAGGCCCTCCCGCGGATCCTCCCGAACTTCACCGAGCGTCTCGCCCGGAAGGCGCACCGGAGGCTCGAACGGATGGGGGCGGAGATCCTCACGAGCTCGCCCATCACCGGCGCGCGCAAGAGGGAGGTGCTCATAGGCGAGAAGACCATAGAGACCGAGACCTTCATCTGGACCGCCGGGGTGCACGGCGGTGAGCTGAGTGCTCGGGTGCCGCTCACCATGGGACAGGCGGCCAGGGGGCAGTGCTCGGTGGTGACGTCGGACGGGATCCACGGCATGGCGGCCTGCTACATCGACGAGGAGGACCGGGATATGGTGGGGGTGCGGGGCCGGTTCCTGGTGAACGATCAGATGCAGGCCCACGATCACCCCGATGTCTACGTGGTGGGCGATATCACCTGGTACGTGGAGGGGAAGAAGGTCCTCCCCCAGGTGGTGGAGACGGCGCTCCAGACCGCCGAGACTGCGGCGCACAACATCATCGCCGATATAGAGGGCAAGGAGAAAAAGCCCTTCCGGAGCAACTACCACGGGTTCATGGTGTCGGTGGGGAGCAAGTACGCGGTGGCCCACGTGATGGGGGTGCAGATGTCCGGGGTTCCCGCCATGGCCCTCAAGCACATGGTGAACCTCCACTACCTGTGGGGACTCGCAGGGTTCAATGCGGTGTGGAAGTACCTCAAGGAGGAGTTCCTCCACATCAAGGACAGGCGTTCGATCGTGCACGATCACCTCGCGTGGCGGATCCCTGTGTACTGGGCCCTCCCCTTGCGGCTTTTCCTGGGGGCGAAGTGGCTCGTGGAGGGGATCAAGAAGGTGCTGGAGGGGTGGCTCAATCCCGGCGCGGGTGGGGTCTTCAACCCCGATCCTTCGGCGATCCACCTTCCCGGTGTGGTGCTGGGTGATGCGGTGAGCGCGGCCTCGGCCCAGGCGGCAGCGGATGCGGCCACTGCGGCGAGCGCGGCGACGGAGGCTGCAGCGGGTGGCGGCTACGGCGAGGCGCTCATGCCGGCTTTGGGGATCTACACCTGGTTCGCCGAGCACGTGCTCTCGGCCGTGCCTGCGCTCGCCTTCCTGGCGCAGGCAGGGGTGGTGCTCGCGGAGATCTTGATAGGGCTCGCCTTCGTCGGAGGGCTCTTCGTATTCCCGGCTGCGGTGGCGACGATCGGTCTTGCGGTGATGTTCATCATCTCCGGGTGGGGTTCCCCCGAGCTGTTGTGGTACATCGCAGCGGCGGTGGTGATGATGGGTGGTGCGGGTCGTGGCTTCGGCCTGGATCACTACGTGATGCCCTGGGTCAGGGACCGCTGGAACGGGTTCGGTCTCGCCAAGAGGACCTATTTCTACAGCGGAGAGCCTCGTCCCTGA